Proteins encoded together in one Stutzerimonas stutzeri window:
- a CDS encoding enoyl-CoA hydratase/isomerase family protein gives MSATERPVLAAVRNHVGHLTLNRPAGLNAVTLEMVRLLHQQLSAWAADPQIHAVVLRANGEKAFCAGGDIRSLYDSFQRGDTEHETFFEEEYALDQYIHAYPKPLLALMDGFVLGGGMGLVQGASLRVVTERVRMGMPEVGIGYFPDVGGSYFLSRLPGELGTYMGITGLQIRAADALHVGLADWCVSHDQIAELDRCLDRMSWSVHPQEALRTLVATLGTNRLPGSELKALHQAIDEHFAKQDVASVRASLAAENRPEFSDWAAETLKVLDSRSPLAMCVTLEMLRRGRNLPLADCFALELHLDRQWFAKGDIMEGVRALIIDKDKSPRWNPPTLAEVTPERVQAFFDGFKATTGKTRRSATA, from the coding sequence ATGAGTGCAACCGAACGCCCCGTGCTGGCCGCCGTACGCAACCACGTCGGCCACCTCACCCTCAACCGCCCGGCCGGGCTGAATGCGGTGACCCTGGAAATGGTCCGCCTGCTGCACCAGCAGCTCAGCGCCTGGGCTGCCGATCCGCAGATTCATGCCGTGGTACTGCGTGCCAATGGCGAAAAAGCCTTCTGCGCCGGCGGTGACATCCGTTCGCTGTACGACAGCTTCCAGCGCGGCGACACCGAGCACGAAACCTTCTTCGAGGAGGAATACGCCCTCGATCAGTACATCCATGCCTACCCGAAACCACTGCTGGCGCTGATGGACGGTTTCGTCCTCGGCGGCGGCATGGGCCTGGTCCAGGGCGCGTCGCTGCGGGTAGTCACCGAGCGCGTGCGCATGGGTATGCCGGAAGTCGGCATCGGCTATTTCCCGGATGTCGGCGGCAGCTATTTCCTCTCGCGCCTGCCGGGAGAGCTTGGCACCTACATGGGCATCACCGGCCTGCAGATCCGCGCCGCCGATGCGCTGCACGTGGGCCTGGCGGACTGGTGCGTCAGCCACGACCAGATTGCCGAGCTGGATCGCTGCCTGGACCGCATGAGCTGGTCGGTCCATCCCCAGGAGGCGCTACGCACCCTGGTGGCCACACTAGGCACCAACAGGCTGCCCGGTTCCGAACTCAAAGCGCTGCACCAGGCCATCGACGAGCATTTCGCCAAGCAGGACGTGGCATCGGTTCGTGCCTCGCTGGCAGCCGAGAACCGTCCCGAATTCAGCGACTGGGCCGCCGAAACCCTCAAGGTGCTCGACAGCCGCTCACCCCTGGCGATGTGCGTCACCCTGGAGATGCTGCGGCGCGGCCGCAATCTGCCCCTGGCCGACTGCTTCGCCCTGGAGTTACATCTGGACCGTCAATGGTTCGCCAAGGGCGACATCATGGAAGGCGTGCGCGCGCTGATCATCGACAAGGACAAGTCCCCACGCTGGAATCCGCCGACGCTGGCAGAGGTCACGCCGGAGCGCGTCCAGGCGTTCTTCGACGGCTTCAAGGCCACCACCGGCAAGACACGCCGCAGCGCCACGGCCTGA
- the mmsB gene encoding 3-hydroxyisobutyrate dehydrogenase, with product MHIGFIGLGNMGAPMAHNLLKAGHQLSVFDLNAAAVDNLVGAGALPVDSPTAIAQGNAELIITMLPAAPHVKSVYLGENGLIASARAGVMLIDCSTIDPHSAREVAKAAAEHGNPMLDAPVSGGTGGAAAGTLTFMVGGSDADFDRAQPILAAMGKNIVHCGAAGNGQVAKVANNMLLGISMIGVAEAMALGVALGMDAKTLAGVINTSSGRCWSSDTYNPFPGVLDNVPASRGYSGGFGSDLMLKDLGLATEAAKQVRQPVILGALAQQLYQSFSAQGHGGLDFSAIINQYRKDT from the coding sequence TCAAGGCAGGCCACCAGCTCAGCGTATTCGACCTCAACGCCGCGGCCGTCGATAACCTGGTCGGCGCCGGCGCGCTGCCGGTCGACTCCCCGACCGCCATCGCCCAGGGCAATGCCGAGCTGATCATCACCATGCTGCCAGCGGCGCCTCACGTGAAGAGCGTGTACCTGGGCGAGAACGGCCTGATCGCCAGCGCCCGTGCCGGTGTGATGCTGATCGACTGTTCGACCATCGATCCGCACAGTGCCCGTGAAGTGGCCAAGGCTGCCGCCGAGCATGGCAACCCGATGCTGGACGCACCGGTTTCCGGCGGCACCGGCGGTGCAGCAGCCGGAACCCTGACTTTCATGGTGGGTGGCAGCGATGCGGACTTCGATCGTGCACAACCGATTCTCGCGGCCATGGGCAAGAACATCGTGCACTGCGGTGCAGCCGGCAACGGCCAGGTGGCCAAGGTCGCCAACAACATGCTGCTGGGCATCTCCATGATCGGCGTCGCCGAGGCGATGGCGCTGGGCGTCGCGCTGGGTATGGATGCCAAGACCCTGGCCGGCGTGATCAACACCTCCAGCGGCCGCTGCTGGAGCTCGGATACCTACAACCCCTTCCCTGGCGTGCTGGACAACGTACCGGCCTCCCGCGGCTACAGCGGCGGCTTCGGCAGCGACCTGATGCTCAAGGATCTGGGCCTGGCCACCGAGGCCGCCAAGCAGGTGCGTCAGCCGGTGATCCTCGGCGCCCTCGCCCAGCAGCTATACCAGAGCTTCAGCGCCCAGGGTCATGGCGGCCTGGACTTCTCGGCGATCATCAATCAGTACCGCAAGGACACCTGA